In Pantoea cypripedii, the following proteins share a genomic window:
- a CDS encoding universal stress protein, with the protein MKTLLMAIDNSPVAEKVIALTIDQALAHQAQVVVLCCVDPAYSSCNQPIEIDAGEDPDDFLVAKDEQNTAEMVVRHALAPILRAGVVAKGMILAGEAAETIVAQSAAVQASMIIMGRRHLSPFNRLLKGSVSAAVIERASCPVLIDVRKD; encoded by the coding sequence ATGAAAACCTTGCTGATGGCCATAGATAACTCTCCGGTGGCGGAAAAAGTGATCGCCCTTACCATTGATCAGGCCCTGGCGCACCAGGCGCAGGTCGTGGTGCTGTGCTGCGTCGATCCCGCTTATTCATCCTGCAACCAACCGATCGAGATCGATGCCGGTGAAGATCCGGATGATTTTCTGGTGGCAAAGGATGAGCAGAATACCGCGGAAATGGTGGTACGCCATGCGCTCGCCCCCATTCTGCGGGCAGGAGTGGTGGCCAAAGGGATGATTCTGGCCGGTGAGGCGGCGGAAACCATTGTTGCGCAGTCGGCGGCGGTGCAGGCCAGCATGATCATCATGGGACGCCGTCATCTTTCGCCGTTTAACCGCCTGCTGAAAGGCTCGGTCAGTGCAGCCGTGATTGAACGTGCCAGCTGTCCGGTTCTGATTGACGTTCGCAAGGATTAA
- a CDS encoding lipoprotein, which translates to MKKWLLGAMALLMLTGCSVSQPGGFERVDEDPSSNTVQYRYDPQKFNRDAMEIDLAEYCSKRGFDKVESLPAEDSHIPGLKKAWYQCNYAVKS; encoded by the coding sequence ATGAAAAAGTGGTTATTAGGCGCCATGGCGCTTTTAATGCTGACCGGTTGTAGTGTCAGCCAGCCAGGTGGATTTGAGCGTGTCGATGAAGATCCCAGTTCAAATACCGTTCAGTATCGCTACGATCCGCAGAAATTTAATCGCGATGCCATGGAAATAGATTTGGCAGAATATTGCAGCAAGCGTGGATTTGATAAAGTGGAATCGTTACCGGCGGAAGATAGTCATATACCAGGACTAAAGAAAGCCTGGTATCAATGTAATTACGCGGTGAAAAGCTAA
- a CDS encoding IclR family transcriptional regulator has product MVELPSCREDEKAGGIQVIARAAKILNALGEHPGGMSLGEIAQAVDLPRSTVQRIIAALDNAQLVRSSGAGGLRLGPALLKLISSVHSDVVEVVRPFLEQLSAATNETVSLARASGTQLAIVHYVVASRELRVVPRMGLNLPLYSTSGGRALLALESDDDVRVIVGEAYKELTEMTIKTLPQLLELIGEVRKTGFSYDRGETLEGISTMAVAIDTLFGRFSISLLVPTARFRKHETRYCEEILKCKEALTREIGKMTAVEG; this is encoded by the coding sequence ATGGTTGAACTCCCCTCCTGCCGTGAGGATGAAAAAGCGGGCGGCATTCAGGTCATTGCCCGCGCGGCAAAAATTTTAAATGCTTTGGGTGAGCATCCCGGCGGTATGAGCCTGGGGGAGATCGCTCAGGCGGTGGATTTGCCGCGCTCAACGGTGCAACGCATTATCGCCGCGCTGGATAACGCCCAACTGGTGCGCAGCAGCGGCGCGGGTGGCTTACGTCTGGGGCCAGCGTTGCTGAAACTGATCTCCAGTGTGCACAGCGACGTGGTTGAAGTGGTACGTCCCTTCCTTGAACAACTTTCTGCTGCGACGAATGAAACCGTTTCGCTGGCGCGTGCCAGCGGGACGCAGTTGGCGATCGTCCATTATGTGGTGGCTTCGCGCGAACTGCGCGTGGTGCCGCGCATGGGACTGAACCTGCCGCTTTACAGCACCTCGGGTGGACGTGCTCTGCTGGCGCTGGAGAGCGATGATGATGTACGGGTTATTGTCGGTGAAGCGTATAAAGAGCTGACCGAAATGACGATAAAAACGCTGCCGCAATTGCTGGAGTTGATTGGCGAAGTCCGTAAAACCGGCTTCTCCTACGATCGTGGCGAGACGCTGGAAGGCATCTCCACCATGGCGGTGGCGATCGATACTTTATTTGGACGTTTTTCTATCTCACTACTGGTGCCGACAGCGCGTTTCCGTAAACATGAAACGCGTTATTGTGAGGAAATCCTGAAGTGTAAAGAAGCGCTAACCCGCGAAATTGGCAAAATGACCGCTGTTGAAGGATAA
- a CDS encoding MFS transporter — MNAQPAAAPAPHPFTLRLALGLVGVLIAALTSGLNDRVTDIALADIRAAIGISYDQGSWIISAYQAAEVAAMMIAPWFAVTFSLRRFALTVSAGFMLTGLLLPLLPNATLFITLRVIQGLFGGALPPLLMTVALRFLPPPIKLYGLGAYALTATFGPNLAATLAAFWTDDVSWMFVFWQIVPTMLIAMLLIGWGLPQDPLRFERFQQMDLFGMLTGCSGIAMLVLALTQGERLDWLSSPLIVALLFSAAALLIVFFINEWFHPLPIFKLQMLQRRNLAHGLLALVGVLILSLSGSALPSAYFGQIEGFRTLQFAPLALTVGLPQLLIAPLIAALLNIRWIDCRWMLTAGVALLVISCLLGMQITTDWGRQNFWLIQILQAFGQPMVILPVLMSATSVVAPPEGPFASAMFNTVRGFSSVAASTLVEWFISHREQFHSNILVGNAASRSWLMTAPTSAQASSSFPLLPDGSASSSENLSGFASLLKHQAMVLSLSDSYLMLIGFAALMLLLTVWLPKRVWPPQTLIQPVTNTSR; from the coding sequence ATGAACGCCCAACCTGCAGCGGCGCCGGCACCTCATCCTTTTACCCTGCGCCTTGCGCTCGGTCTGGTGGGGGTACTGATTGCCGCACTCACCTCCGGTTTAAACGATCGTGTCACCGATATTGCGCTGGCAGATATTCGTGCCGCCATCGGCATCAGTTACGATCAGGGTAGCTGGATTATTTCCGCCTATCAGGCCGCCGAAGTGGCCGCGATGATGATCGCCCCCTGGTTTGCCGTGACTTTCTCGTTACGTCGTTTTGCGCTGACGGTGTCAGCAGGCTTTATGCTTACCGGCCTTCTGTTACCACTGCTGCCCAATGCCACGCTGTTTATCACCCTGCGTGTCATTCAGGGATTATTCGGCGGCGCGCTGCCCCCGTTACTGATGACGGTAGCGCTGCGTTTTTTACCTCCGCCGATCAAACTTTACGGCCTCGGCGCTTATGCGCTGACCGCCACCTTCGGCCCCAATCTCGCTGCCACCCTTGCTGCCTTCTGGACCGATGATGTCAGCTGGATGTTTGTGTTCTGGCAGATTGTCCCCACCATGCTGATCGCCATGCTGCTGATCGGCTGGGGCCTGCCGCAGGATCCCCTGCGCTTCGAGCGTTTCCAGCAGATGGATCTGTTTGGCATGCTCACCGGTTGCAGCGGCATTGCCATGCTGGTACTGGCACTGACCCAGGGCGAACGGCTGGACTGGCTCAGTTCACCGTTAATCGTCGCGCTATTATTCAGCGCAGCGGCATTGCTGATTGTGTTCTTTATTAATGAATGGTTTCATCCGCTACCCATCTTTAAGTTGCAGATGCTCCAGCGCCGCAATCTGGCGCACGGTTTGCTGGCGCTGGTGGGGGTACTGATTCTGTCGCTGTCCGGTTCCGCCCTGCCCTCCGCTTACTTTGGCCAGATTGAAGGTTTCCGCACCCTGCAATTCGCACCGCTGGCGCTGACGGTGGGTTTACCGCAGTTACTGATCGCACCCTTGATTGCTGCCTTGCTGAATATCCGCTGGATTGACTGCCGCTGGATGTTGACGGCTGGCGTGGCGCTGCTGGTTATCTCCTGCCTGCTGGGCATGCAGATCACCACCGACTGGGGACGGCAGAATTTCTGGTTGATACAAATTTTGCAGGCGTTTGGTCAACCGATGGTGATTTTGCCGGTGCTGATGAGCGCCACCAGCGTGGTGGCACCGCCGGAAGGTCCGTTTGCCTCGGCAATGTTCAACACCGTACGTGGCTTCTCCAGTGTCGCTGCCAGTACGCTGGTGGAGTGGTTTATCAGCCATCGCGAACAGTTTCATTCCAATATCCTGGTGGGCAATGCCGCCAGCCGTTCCTGGCTGATGACCGCACCAACCAGCGCCCAGGCCAGCAGCAGTTTTCCACTCCTCCCCGATGGCAGCGCCAGCAGCAGTGAAAACCTGAGTGGTTTCGCCAGCCTGCTCAAGCATCAGGCGATGGTGCTGAGCCTGAGCGATAGCTATCTGATGCTGATCGGTTTCGCCGCACTGATGCTGCTGCTTACCGTCTGGCTGCCAAAACGCGTCTGGCCGCCACAAACCCTGATTCAACCTGTTACAAACACGTCGAGATAA
- a CDS encoding L-lactate MFS transporter, whose translation MKSTTPSYQRTRWLTLAGTILTQFALGSVYTWSLFNGQLAQKLDAPVSQVAFSFGLLSLGLAIASSLAGKLQERFGVRNVTIGAGVLMALGFWLTAHADNLMMLYLSAGVLVGLADGAGYLMTLSNCVKWFPERKGVISACAIGAYGLGSLGFKFICGALLSTQGLANTFIIWGVMAMVMIVIGALLMRDAPVQQSNNASVQQAKDYTLAQSVRLPQYWMLALMFLTACMSGLYVIGVAKDIGEGLVHLSTATAANAVTVIAIANLSGRLVLGVLSDKMARIRVISLAQVVSLLGMSILLFTHMNESTFFISLACVAFSFGGTITVFPSLVSDFFGLNNLTKNYGLIYLGFGIGSVLGSLVASVFGGFTITFSLIMTLLVISLFLSISIRLPQRHDVQEPVLHRS comes from the coding sequence ATGAAAAGCACAACACCGAGTTATCAACGTACCCGCTGGCTAACTCTTGCCGGCACCATTTTGACCCAATTTGCCCTGGGTTCGGTCTACACCTGGAGTCTGTTTAACGGTCAGCTGGCGCAGAAGCTCGATGCACCCGTCAGCCAGGTGGCTTTCTCTTTTGGTTTACTGAGCCTTGGCCTGGCCATTGCTTCCTCACTGGCGGGCAAATTGCAGGAACGCTTTGGCGTACGCAATGTCACCATCGGTGCTGGCGTACTGATGGCGCTGGGCTTCTGGTTAACCGCCCATGCCGATAACCTGATGATGCTGTACCTCAGCGCTGGCGTGCTGGTCGGCCTGGCTGATGGTGCGGGTTATCTGATGACCTTATCCAACTGCGTAAAATGGTTCCCGGAACGTAAAGGGGTGATTTCCGCCTGTGCGATTGGTGCCTACGGCCTGGGTAGTCTGGGTTTTAAATTTATCTGTGGCGCGTTACTCAGCACTCAGGGACTGGCAAACACCTTTATCATCTGGGGCGTTATGGCGATGGTGATGATTGTGATTGGTGCGTTGCTGATGCGTGATGCCCCGGTACAACAGAGCAACAATGCTTCCGTACAGCAGGCGAAAGATTACACCCTGGCGCAGTCCGTACGCTTACCGCAATACTGGATGCTGGCACTGATGTTCCTGACTGCCTGCATGAGTGGTTTGTATGTGATTGGCGTGGCGAAAGATATCGGCGAAGGTCTGGTACATCTCAGTACCGCCACCGCCGCCAACGCCGTAACCGTGATTGCCATCGCCAATCTGAGTGGTCGCCTGGTTCTGGGTGTGCTGTCCGATAAAATGGCACGCATTCGGGTGATTTCGCTGGCACAGGTGGTTTCACTGCTGGGCATGAGTATCCTGCTGTTCACCCATATGAATGAATCCACCTTCTTTATCTCTCTGGCCTGTGTGGCATTCAGCTTCGGCGGCACCATCACCGTGTTCCCGTCACTGGTGAGCGATTTCTTCGGCCTGAATAACCTGACCAAAAACTATGGCCTGATTTATCTTGGCTTTGGTATCGGTAGCGTGCTGGGTTCACTGGTAGCGTCGGTGTTTGGTGGCTTTACCATCACTTTCAGCCTGATTATGACCCTGCTGGTGATTTCACTGTTCCTCTCCATCAGCATCCGCCTGCCACAACGTCACGATGTGCAGGAACCGGTGTTACATCGCAGCTAA
- a CDS encoding DMT family transporter codes for MNLMLYLAVVMIWGTTWIAIFLQQEAANTPVFVAVFWRFLLASLVMLVILKLVRRLKKLDAQDHLFCLLQGCCVFGFNFVCFYHAAAWISSGLESVIFSMAVLYNALNSWIFFRQRPSFRLLPAAMLGLGGIVALFWGDIRAAHPAPQLLWGVGLSALGTLGFSFGNMISTRHQRRQRDVLTTNSYAMLYGALIMAVLAVLNGDSLAPAFNLQWLGAMSYLAIFGSVLGFGAYFTLVGRIGASQAAYSTLLFPLVALTLSTLYEGYQWHSNAIVGLVMILAGNMVMFARWPAAKRLRLA; via the coding sequence ATGAACCTGATGTTGTATCTGGCGGTGGTGATGATTTGGGGGACGACCTGGATCGCCATTTTTTTACAGCAGGAAGCGGCCAATACGCCGGTCTTTGTGGCGGTGTTCTGGCGTTTTTTACTGGCATCGCTGGTAATGCTGGTGATCCTGAAACTGGTTCGCCGCCTGAAAAAGCTGGATGCGCAGGATCATCTGTTCTGCCTGTTGCAGGGTTGCTGCGTGTTCGGCTTCAATTTTGTCTGTTTCTATCATGCTGCCGCCTGGATCAGCAGCGGGCTGGAATCGGTTATTTTCTCGATGGCGGTGCTGTATAACGCTTTAAACAGCTGGATTTTCTTCCGTCAGCGCCCCTCATTTCGCCTGTTGCCCGCCGCCATGCTGGGATTGGGTGGTATTGTTGCGCTGTTCTGGGGTGATATCCGCGCCGCGCATCCGGCACCGCAATTATTGTGGGGTGTCGGGCTGAGCGCCCTCGGCACGCTGGGTTTCTCCTTTGGCAACATGATTTCGACGCGCCACCAGCGCCGTCAGCGTGATGTACTCACCACCAACAGTTACGCCATGTTGTATGGTGCGCTGATCATGGCGGTCCTCGCGGTATTGAACGGTGATTCGCTGGCACCGGCGTTCAATCTGCAATGGCTGGGTGCGATGAGTTATCTGGCGATTTTTGGCTCGGTGCTGGGATTTGGCGCGTACTTCACCCTGGTGGGTCGCATTGGTGCCAGTCAGGCAGCCTACAGTACCTTGCTGTTCCCGCTGGTGGCACTGACCTTATCGACGCTATATGAAGGTTATCAATGGCATAGCAATGCGATTGTTGGTCTGGTGATGATTCTGGCGGGAAATATGGTGATGTTTGCACGCTGGCCCGCAGCCAAACGTCTGCGTCTGGCGTAA
- a CDS encoding SMP-30/gluconolactonase/LRE family protein has product MAREVRNVLALQAELAECPLWSTREQLLWCVDILAPAIHRFDPASGELRTFPQQEEVGCIGLREQGGLIAALRSGVWLLDDEGKPQRKLADNPGIAAKSRFNDGRVDPWGNFWCGSLWEPQDKNGGLLCRVTPDGALRVMAQDVKISNGLAFSPDRQWMYHSDTPNEVLYRYPLDAQSGEPGARQRFRQFDAKGGLPDGAAVDSAGYYWSALFDGGRVVRIDPLTAEIVDEIALPVRWPTMVAFGGVDLKTLYITSSREHRTAEELARYPQSGDIFAVDVAVAGVAEPLFKG; this is encoded by the coding sequence ATGGCGCGCGAAGTAAGAAATGTACTGGCATTGCAGGCGGAACTGGCGGAATGCCCGCTATGGTCAACCCGGGAACAGCTGCTGTGGTGCGTCGATATTCTGGCCCCCGCCATTCACCGCTTCGATCCAGCCAGCGGTGAGTTACGTACCTTCCCACAACAGGAAGAGGTGGGATGTATCGGACTGCGCGAGCAGGGCGGCCTGATTGCGGCTTTGCGCAGTGGTGTCTGGCTGCTGGATGATGAAGGCAAACCACAGCGCAAGCTGGCCGACAATCCGGGTATCGCGGCCAAAAGCCGTTTTAACGATGGCCGCGTGGATCCCTGGGGGAATTTCTGGTGTGGCAGCTTATGGGAACCGCAGGATAAAAACGGTGGCCTGTTGTGTCGCGTCACCCCCGATGGCGCGCTGCGGGTGATGGCGCAGGATGTCAAAATCTCCAACGGGTTGGCATTCTCGCCGGACCGTCAATGGATGTATCACAGCGATACGCCGAATGAGGTGCTGTATCGCTACCCGCTTGATGCGCAGAGCGGGGAACCGGGTGCACGTCAGCGTTTCCGGCAGTTTGACGCCAAAGGGGGATTACCGGATGGTGCCGCGGTGGATAGCGCGGGATATTACTGGTCAGCCCTGTTTGATGGGGGGCGTGTGGTGCGCATTGATCCGCTGACGGCAGAGATTGTTGATGAGATTGCTTTGCCGGTACGCTGGCCAACCATGGTGGCATTTGGCGGCGTAGATCTGAAGACGCTGTACATCACTTCATCGCGTGAGCATCGCACTGCTGAGGAGCTGGCACGTTATCCACAATCGGGCGATATTTTTGCGGTGGACGTTGCGGTAGCGGGAGTTGCTGAGCCGTTATTCAAAGGCTAA